One genomic region from Terasakiella sp. SH-1 encodes:
- the ccmB gene encoding heme exporter protein CcmB — MGRFLSIVRRDLRLALRQGSDSVMVVMFFVLTVVLFPFGIGPEGNILARVASGVIFVAALLASMLSLERLFQTDYEDGSLELLTLSPMPLEIIVLAKVIAHWLTTGLPLMIASPLLAILMNMDGNGFSMLMLALLLGTPALSLIGAIGAALVLGSRRGGVLISLLVLPLFVPILIFGVGLIEAAIGGFAVKSQILILSGILFACLALCPFAAAAAVRQSVE, encoded by the coding sequence ATGGGACGTTTTCTTTCAATCGTGCGTCGTGACCTGCGCCTTGCGCTTCGCCAAGGCAGTGACAGTGTGATGGTGGTGATGTTCTTTGTTCTGACCGTCGTGCTGTTTCCTTTCGGGATCGGACCGGAAGGCAATATTTTGGCCCGTGTCGCCAGCGGGGTCATTTTTGTGGCAGCCCTTTTGGCCTCCATGCTGTCGTTGGAGCGACTGTTTCAAACCGATTATGAGGATGGATCGCTGGAACTGCTCACGCTTTCACCCATGCCGCTGGAAATCATTGTGCTGGCAAAAGTGATCGCACACTGGCTGACTACAGGTTTGCCTTTGATGATTGCCTCGCCCTTGCTTGCCATTCTCATGAATATGGATGGCAATGGCTTTTCCATGCTCATGCTCGCCCTTTTGCTGGGCACCCCAGCACTGAGTCTCATTGGAGCGATTGGGGCAGCACTGGTTTTAGGATCGCGCCGGGGCGGTGTGCTGATCTCGCTTTTGGTTTTACCCCTGTTTGTCCCGATCCTAATCTTTGGGGTGGGACTGATCGAAGCCGCTATTGGAGGTTTTGCGGTGAAATCACAAATCCTGATCCTGTCCGGGATTCTATTTGCCTGTTTGGCGCTATGCCCCTTTGCCGCAGCAGCCGCTGTACGCCAATCGGTGGAATAA
- a CDS encoding rhodanese-like domain-containing protein, which translates to MSEQYAGDITAQETWDILTEKPSAVLIDVRTAAEWAWVGQVDLSSLSKQHFCVEWNRFPGGVQNEYFVSEVEKLVADKEAELLMLCRSGVRSKHAAIALTAAGFKTCYNISGGFEGDKNGDHHRGTVNGWKVAGLPWVQG; encoded by the coding sequence ATGTCTGAACAATATGCTGGCGATATCACCGCACAAGAAACCTGGGATATTCTTACAGAAAAACCATCTGCTGTCTTAATTGACGTGCGCACAGCTGCTGAATGGGCATGGGTGGGGCAAGTGGATCTGTCTTCCCTTTCCAAGCAACATTTCTGTGTGGAATGGAACCGCTTTCCCGGTGGTGTGCAGAATGAATATTTTGTCAGCGAGGTGGAAAAACTGGTGGCTGACAAAGAAGCCGAGCTGCTGATGCTATGTCGATCCGGTGTACGTTCCAAACATGCGGCCATTGCCCTAACCGCTGCCGGGTTTAAGACCTGCTATAACATTTCAGGCGGGTTTGAAGGCGATAAGAACGGTGATCACCATCGCGGAACCGTCAATGGCTGGAAAGTTGCTGGCTTACCTTGGGTGCAGGGATAA
- the ipdC gene encoding indolepyruvate/phenylpyruvate decarboxylase has translation MQLAEALFHALKDRGAREVFGIPGDFALPYFKILEDSKILPLHTLSHEPGVGFAADAAGRFNSRLGVAAVTYGAGALNMVNPVAQAYVEKSPLVVISGAPGKLESQRGLGLHHQVKRIDSQYKIFEEITCAQIILDDAKTGPQLIAQALDRCIEQSRPVYIEFPRDMVGVDVDPVPAFHPSCTDMEGARACAKEVFRHLETAKQPCIMAGVEVRRFGLEDKLAELTTILGIPVVTSFMARGILAHADAPLIGTYLGLAGTEEVRKTVERSDGLLMLGVILSDTNFGVSKREIDMRRVVHAFDREVNFAHHTYPHISLEALIEALIEIAQPIGDAQKLPAPTYPHGLKGDDRPIAPTDVACAINDMFAQHGRMPIASDMGDCLFTAMDIENTALIAPGYYASMGPGVPAGLAIQATSGERPLIMVGDGAFQMTGWELGNCRTYGWNPIVLLFNNRSWEMLRTFQPGPDYHDLDDWGFAKMAGPMGGNGTRVTTHKELITALEVAQKDTSKFHLIEIMLERGEISQTLNRFVNAVKRLSSGK, from the coding sequence ATGCAATTGGCAGAAGCGCTTTTCCACGCCTTAAAAGATCGTGGTGCACGTGAAGTTTTCGGTATTCCTGGTGATTTCGCCCTTCCTTATTTTAAAATTTTGGAAGACAGTAAAATCCTGCCGCTTCATACCCTCAGTCATGAACCCGGTGTGGGTTTTGCAGCAGATGCAGCCGGGCGGTTCAATTCCCGTCTGGGTGTGGCGGCGGTGACATATGGGGCTGGGGCGTTGAATATGGTTAATCCGGTGGCCCAAGCCTATGTGGAAAAGTCCCCGTTGGTGGTGATTTCCGGGGCACCGGGCAAACTGGAAAGTCAGCGGGGCCTTGGTTTGCATCATCAGGTGAAGCGGATTGATTCCCAATATAAGATTTTTGAAGAAATCACCTGTGCACAAATTATCCTTGATGATGCCAAAACAGGCCCTCAATTGATTGCACAGGCTTTGGACCGTTGTATTGAACAATCCCGTCCCGTCTATATTGAATTTCCCCGTGACATGGTGGGTGTTGATGTGGACCCTGTGCCTGCTTTTCACCCCAGCTGCACCGATATGGAGGGCGCACGTGCCTGTGCGAAAGAAGTGTTTCGCCATTTAGAAACTGCCAAACAGCCCTGCATTATGGCCGGGGTTGAAGTGCGCCGTTTTGGTCTGGAAGATAAACTGGCTGAACTGACCACGATTTTAGGTATTCCTGTCGTCACCTCTTTTATGGCACGTGGCATTTTAGCCCATGCCGATGCCCCTCTGATCGGGACTTATCTGGGGCTGGCCGGTACAGAAGAAGTGCGCAAAACCGTTGAACGATCAGATGGTTTGCTTATGCTTGGGGTGATTTTGTCTGATACCAATTTCGGCGTCTCCAAACGGGAAATCGACATGCGCCGGGTTGTGCATGCCTTTGATCGTGAAGTCAATTTTGCCCATCATACCTATCCCCATATCTCCCTTGAAGCTTTGATTGAAGCCTTGATTGAGATTGCCCAGCCCATTGGGGATGCCCAGAAATTGCCCGCACCGACCTACCCCCATGGGCTTAAGGGGGATGACCGTCCCATTGCGCCCACAGATGTGGCTTGTGCCATCAATGATATGTTTGCCCAGCATGGTCGCATGCCGATTGCCTCGGATATGGGGGATTGTCTCTTTACCGCCATGGATATTGAAAACACGGCCCTGATCGCACCGGGCTATTATGCCTCTATGGGGCCGGGTGTGCCTGCGGGGTTGGCGATTCAGGCCACATCGGGGGAACGTCCCTTGATCATGGTGGGGGATGGTGCTTTTCAAATGACAGGTTGGGAACTTGGCAATTGTCGAACATACGGCTGGAATCCCATTGTTCTTTTATTCAATAACAGAAGTTGGGAAATGTTGCGTACCTTTCAGCCGGGACCAGATTATCACGACCTTGATGACTGGGGCTTTGCGAAAATGGCAGGACCTATGGGCGGCAACGGCACACGCGTGACGACACATAAAGAACTGATCACGGCTCTTGAAGTGGCGCAGAAAGACACCTCGAAATTCCATCTGATTGAAATTATGCTGGAACGTGGTGAAATTTCACAAACGTTGAATCGGTTTGTGAATGCCGTAAAGCGCTTGAGTTCAGGGAAATAG
- a CDS encoding LysR substrate-binding domain-containing protein: MPSFASLWLVPHLQQFTDQHPDIDIRIAAYDTLADFDRDDVDCAIRYGRGSWGNLHVEHIMDDEMFPVCAPHYLERHPSIITPEGLKHHTLLHDYAVLSEAETWEYWLKHAKIEGVDHTRGPKFSHTHMAMQACLSGEGIALGHSSMISSELQAGRLLRLFNISVPTGIQVCFVCPPESVERFKIRAFRDWLLSEIEEV, translated from the coding sequence ATGCCATCTTTTGCTTCCTTGTGGCTGGTGCCCCACTTGCAACAATTTACCGATCAGCATCCCGATATTGATATCCGGATTGCGGCCTATGATACCTTGGCTGATTTTGATCGTGATGATGTGGATTGTGCCATTCGTTATGGCCGGGGCAGCTGGGGCAATCTACATGTGGAACATATTATGGATGATGAGATGTTCCCGGTTTGCGCACCGCATTATCTGGAACGTCATCCGTCCATTATCACCCCGGAAGGATTAAAACATCATACCTTGTTGCATGATTATGCCGTCTTGTCAGAGGCTGAAACCTGGGAATATTGGCTAAAACACGCCAAAATCGAAGGAGTTGATCATACCCGAGGTCCCAAATTTTCCCATACCCATATGGCCATGCAGGCTTGCCTTTCCGGTGAAGGGATTGCGCTTGGCCATTCTTCGATGATTTCTTCAGAACTGCAAGCTGGGCGGTTGTTGCGGTTATTTAATATCAGTGTACCCACAGGCATTCAGGTTTGTTTCGTCTGTCCGCCAGAATCGGTTGAAAGGTTCAAGATTAGGGCATTTCGTGATTGGTTATTATCCGAAATTGAAGAAGTTTAA
- a CDS encoding LysR family transcriptional regulator — translation MPRKLPPLNALRAFEAAARHLSFTRAADELFVTQAAVSHQVKGLEEYLGLKSFLSVLIALFSSLMRDSAISLMYVMHWISSTSPQIIY, via the coding sequence ATGCCCCGAAAGCTTCCTCCGCTAAATGCTTTGCGTGCCTTTGAAGCAGCGGCACGTCATCTCAGTTTTACCCGTGCAGCAGATGAGCTTTTTGTCACCCAAGCCGCAGTTTCCCACCAGGTTAAGGGGTTGGAAGAATATCTGGGGTTAAAGAGCTTTTTAAGCGTCTTAATCGCGCTCTTCTCCTCACTGATGAGGGACAGCGCTATTTCCCTGATGTACGTGATGCATTGGATCAGCTCGACATCGCCACAAATAATCTATTGA
- a CDS encoding DUF1127 domain-containing protein — protein MSVETLNIDNCCSVETTHKLETRLVNMPKMVSETIGQWLQRQRKRRELAQLDDRILEDIGLTQKEIEAEISKPFWVK, from the coding sequence ATGTCAGTAGAGACTCTTAACATCGACAATTGTTGTTCAGTAGAAACAACTCATAAACTTGAGACACGTTTGGTTAACATGCCGAAAATGGTGTCTGAAACAATCGGCCAGTGGCTGCAACGCCAGCGCAAGCGCCGTGAACTTGCCCAGCTTGATGACCGTATTCTTGAGGATATCGGGCTGACACAAAAAGAAATAGAAGCTGAAATTTCCAAACCATTTTGGGTTAAATAA